A section of the Ranitomeya imitator isolate aRanImi1 chromosome 7, aRanImi1.pri, whole genome shotgun sequence genome encodes:
- the MPRIP gene encoding myosin phosphatase Rho-interacting protein isoform X3 — MLNHQLQTIKHSYGEAKDTIRHHEAEIMNLQARLSSASAELSIKEQALTKLKGDLKLEKKKAYEMLEEWKNSEVALSSQLKVCQQKLKEVESLLLEKRQEIRELEMQQALQKDYQKEAQRLQDKLAILQAQLDASEQAQILTEERLQMNYEQLLESYEKEKQLLIHNLKETEARLVDYEDKLQEKDQVMEILQKEKLNDSAEVSVLVHHLEEQLVGRDAAIQRLKECITELELERDQLKTTCQEMVQQIAGSDSDISSLQNRIQVQEIEYDQLRSSLEKSTDDILKVQEALRAKEEELKNVYDAHSRLMGKKDQDINEALIKMAALGSSLEDTEIKLKAKEEALKSLGGLCLDSKAKEIESVYLQLETAKRRISEMERCLQAEGGDVFGEVLHRDDLMVEVGHDVPLDTRDRNASLAEKEQDTGLKRQRIRFSSIQCQRYAPLDCTEKTWTCSPPSDINQEGNILPEMTVPDQSSGANDLDSCLSIIHSLESKLYITEENLKDLTLKLENEKTNHQETLMALHSQWANAEASLKEQLQASISQVKAMTFQMEEMQKEKLGCPSDMTKREIVCCLDACCNLHREIHEVEESHLTSYSFSSIKHGLSGIIKSLQKAISDSSAHQNLDKGYQAESRSQSPLDPIHRLSQKINFQAQLMYRMVESLRKSTSETFLQVHEGEQKGDPSTDYLVEMFARKIKLERDFWDRIDQIGIAIVGDEGVVASKASELSLNAGSDVLQTLTDNTLLKAELYLAIRKSKALEADLKVAEAALEGISVEDMSANLSGCQKMGHHHLIDCEQYSSENTSTACLEELSNHLKENADELKRISCALMSMSPDECQGSVGSLLQTHQQICSVQFSSSPSLLVRDAVVQAQLCYVACKTRLEYQRELRRSMNALSHNHSEALTKLHQDYQEMLQQKQRELSEVIESERIAAAAVTSQVEDTERFLGEAEEKFKETMSKLDREYKSEMQTMMERWMERENTLKSQHLQVNTKLQASERERIEAERFHKEKIENLENQFQEQIQELQIIHRNEMKTLEDRYTQSIQQLQDTLDSYQREPPYTPSPVDSTTRSIASDQETPVDVDSMNLLKGRILELEAQINILKVELEQRHPEDYMSSIKEKYQADFENLKATCERGFTAMEETHQKKLEDLQRQHHRELEKLREEKDRLLAEETAATISAIEAMKNAHREEIDREREKSYRSQVSSINADVESLRRQYLEELQSVQRELEVLSEQYSQKCLENAHLAQALEAERQALRQCQRENQELNAHNQELNNRLATEITRLRNLVTGDGGDVSPLTQGKDVYELEVLLRVKESEIQYQKQEISSLKDELQTALRDKKYASDKYKDIYSELSNVKAKAECDISRLKEQLKAATEMLGDKSPENASVSGYDIMKSKSNPDFLKNDRSTINRQLRNIRSKLVTPYRS; from the exons ATGCTCAACCATCAGCTGCAGACTATCAAACACAGTTACGGAGAAGCCAAGGATACCATCCGTCATCACGAGGCTGAGATTATGAATCTTCAAGCCCGACTTAGCAGTGCATCAGCTGAGCTTTCCATTAAAGAGCAAGCACTGACTAAGCTGAAAGGAGACCTAAAGCTTGAAAAGAAAAAGGCTTATGAAATGCTAGAAGAATGGAAAAATAGTGAAGTGGCGCTAAGTTCCCAGCTAAAAGTCTGCCAGCAGAAGCTGAAAGAAGTAGAGTCCTTGCTTTTGGAGAAAAGGCAGGAAATTCGAGAGCTGGAAATGCAACAGGCGCTGCAGAAGGACTACCAAAAAGAAGCCCAAAGGTTGCAAGACAAGCTTGCAATCCTTCAGGCTCAGCTGGATGCAAGCGAACAAGCTCAAATATTAACAGAAGAGAGACTTCAGATGAATTACGAACAGTTGCTAGAAAGCTATGAGAAGGAGAAGCAACTGTTGATCCATAATTTAAAAGAAACGGAAGCCCGTCTTGTAGACTATGAAGATAAACTGCAAGAGAAAGATCAAGTCATGGAAATTTTGCAGAAGGAGAAGCTCAATGATAGTGCAGAAGTTAGCGTATTAGTACACCACCTGGAAGAACAGCTTGTGGGGAGGGACGCTGCTATTCAGAGATTGAAAGAATGCATTACTGAGCTGGAGTTAGAACGAGACCAGCTTAAAACGACATGTCAAGAAATGGTCCAGCAGATTGCAGGTTCCGACTCTGACATTTCCAGTTTACAAAACAGAATTCAGGTTCAAGAAATAGAATATGACCAGTTACGGAGCTCACTGGAGAAATCAACAGATGATATTCTGAAGGTGCAAGAGGCTCTCAGAGCTAAAGAGGAAGAATTAAAAAATGTCTATGATGCTCACAGTAGGCTTATGGGAAAAAAGGATCAGGATATTAATGAAGCACTTATTAAGATGGCAGCTCTGGGAAGCAGTCTAGAGGATACAGAAATAAAACTGAAAGCCAAAGAAGAGGCTTTGAAAAGTTTGGGTGGGTTATGTTTGGACTCGAAAGCAAAAGAAATCGAATCTGTGTACCTTCAGTTAGAAACTGCAAAACGTAGAATTTCAGAGATGGAACGGTGTCTGCAGGCAGAAGGTGGCGATGTATTTGGTGAAGTGTTACACAGAGATGATCTCATGGTGGAAGTTGGCCATGACGTGCCACTAGACACTAGGGACAGAAATGCTTCACTGGCAGAAAAAGAACAAGACACTGGATTGAAAAGACAGAGGATACGGTTTTCCAGTATTCAGTGTCAAAGATATGCTCCTCTTGATTGCACAGAGAAAACGTGGACTTGTAGTCCCCCGTCTGACATAAACCAAGAAGGGAACATCTTGCCTGAAATGACTGTCCCAGATCAGTCTTCTGGAGCAAATGACTTGGACAGTTGTCTGTCCATTATCCATTCTCTCGAAAGTAAGCTCTATATAACGGAGGAAAATCTGAAAGATCTGACCCTAAAGCTGGAAAATGAAAAGACCAATCATCAAGAGACCCTTATGGCTCTGCACAGTCAGTGGGCAAACGCTGAGGCTAGTCTTAAGGAACAGCTCCAAGCTAGTATAAGTCAGGTCAAAGCTATGACGTTCCAGATGGAAGAGATGCAAAAAGAGAAACTAGGTTGCCCCTCAGATATGACCAAAAGAGAAATTGTATGTTGTTTAGATGCATGTTGCAACCTCCATAGAGAAATACATGAGGTAGAAGAATCACACCTAACATCCTATTCGTTCTCCAGCATTAAGCATGGTCTGTCAGGCATAATTAAATCATTACAAAAAGCTATCAGTGATTCATCAGCTCATCAAAATCTGGATAAGGGTTACCAAGCAGAATCTAGATCGCAATCTCCTCTAGATCCCATCCATAGACTATCACAAAAAATAAACTTCCAGGCTCAGTTAATGTATAGAATGGTTGAGTCTTTGAGAAAATCAACTTCTGAAACTTTTCTACAGGTTCATGAAGGTGAACAAAAGGGAGATCCCTCTACAGATTATCTGGTAGAAATGTTTGCCCGGAAAATCAAGCTAGAGAGAGATTTCTGGGACAGGATTGATCAGATTGGAATAGCCATTGTGGGGGATGAAGGGGTAGTAGCTTCTAAAGCATCTGAATTGAGTCTAAATGCAGGTTCTGATGTTCTCCAAACTTTGACAGACAATACTTTACTCAAAGCAGAGCTTTACTTGGCCATTCGCAAGTCAAAGGCTCTGGAAGCTGATCTTAAGGTAGCAGAAGCTGCTCTAGAAGGAATATCTGTGGAGGACATGAGTGCAAACCTATCTGGGTGTCAGAAGATGGGACACCACCACCTCATTGACTGTGAACAGTACAGTTCGGAGAACACCAGCACAGCATGTTTAGAAGAACTTTCTAATCATTTAAAGGAAAATGCAGATGAACTAAAGAGAATCTCATGTGCCCTAATGTCCATGTCGCCTGATGAATGTCAGGGATCTGTTGGATCCCTATTACAAACACACCAACAGATCTGCAGCGTTCAGTTTAGCAGTTCTCCCTCACTACTTGTACGAGATGCTGTCGTGCAGGCACAACTGTGCTATGTTGCTTGTAAAACACGGCTTGAATATCAGAGAGAGTTGAGGAGGAGCATGAATGCTCTGAGCCACAATCACTCTGAAGCTTTGACCAAGTTGCATCAAGACTACCAGGAGATGCTACAACAGAAGCAACGTGAACTTTCAGAAGTGATAGAAAGCGAGAGAATTGCGGCTGCTGCTGTAACCAGTCAGGTTGAAGATACGGAAAGATTTCTCGGAGAAGCAGAAGAAAAATTCAAAGAAACCATGTCGAAGCTTGATAGAGAATACAAGAGTGAGATGCAGACCATGATGGAACGCTGGATGGAACGGGAGAATACTTTGAAATCGCAGCATCTACAGGTTAATACTAAACTTCAAGCTTCAGAACGAGAAAGGATAGAAGCGGAGAGGTTTCATAAGGAGAAAATCGAGAATTTAGAGAATCAGTTTCAAGAGCAGATTCAGGAACTCCAAATCAttcatagaaatgaaatgaaaacgctGGAGGATCGCTATACCCAAAGTATCCAACAGCTGCAGGATACACTGGACAGCTATCAAAGGGAACCTCCGTACACACCGTCACCAGTGGACTCGACGACTCGCAGTATTGCTTCTGATCAAGAAACGCCTGTTGATGTGGACTCCATGAATCTTctgaaaggtcgaattctagaactGGAAGCCCAGATAAACATTTTGAAAGTGGAACTTGAGCAGAGACATCCAGAAGACTATATGTCCTCCATAAAGGAGAAATACCAGGCAGATTTTGAGAACTTGAAG GCGACATGTGAACGAGGCTTTACTGCAATGGAGGAAACCCATCAAAAGAAGCTTGAGGACCTTCAGAGACAACATCATAGAGAGCTGGAGAAGTTGCGGGAAGAGAAGGACCGTCTCTTAGCAGAAGAGACTGCGGCTACCATATCGG CCATTGAAGCAATGAAAAATGCACACCGCGAGGAAATTGATAGAGAGCGGGAGAAATCCTATAGATCTCAAGTCAGTAGCATCAATGCGGATGTGGAGTCACTGCGGAGGCAGTATCT GGAAGAGTTGCAGTCTGTGCAGCGGGAGTTGGAAGTCCTCTCCGAACAATATTCTCAGAAGTGTCTCGAGAATGCCCACCTTGCTCAGGCTCTGGAGGCCGAACGCCAAGCTCTACGCCAGTGTCAGAGGGAGAACCAAGAGCTTAATGCACACAACCAG GAGTTGAACAATCGTCTGGCCACTGAGATAACGCGGCTTCGAAATCTGGTAACTGGAGATGGAGGGGATGTATCGCCTCTCACCCAGGGGAAGGATGTTTACGAGTTGGAG GTCCTGTTACGTGTGAAGGAGTCCGAGATCCAATACCAGAAGCAAGAGATCAGCTCCCTGAAGGATGAACTGCAGACAGCTCTTAGG GATAAGAAATATGCCAGTGACAAATACAAGGACATCTACTCTGAGCTGAGCAATGTGAAGGCCAAGGCCGAGTGTGACATCAGCCGGCTAAAGGAGCAGCTGAAAGCGGCCACCGAGATGTTAGGGGACAAATCCCCTGAGAATGCATCGGTGTCTGGATATG ATATCATGAAATCTAAGAGCAACCCAGATTTCCTGAAGAATGACCGGTCGACCATCAACAGACAGCTGCGGAACATCAGGTCCAAG TTGGTCACTCCGTATAGATCATAG